The Haliotis asinina isolate JCU_RB_2024 chromosome 16, JCU_Hal_asi_v2, whole genome shotgun sequence DNA segment ACTTGttaataaatatgtaatttgtAAAGTCGTTGACTATCACTAATACTTTTCGAAAACAAGACATAACCATTGtaataaaaataacaacattttgtttgtgtgtgtgtggtcattttcatatacaattatttgcGATGTTTTGTTCGGATGAGCTCTTCCTTTGTTGTCACAAAATTAATGTCTTCACAAATACGTTGTTTGACGGACAAATGTTGCTGTGTTACAAATATAATATGTTTTGCCACTGATAAACAGGTTGTTTTTCTCAAGCAAACAGTACCGTATAATTTGTGTATTTCATCCTGCGTAGGATGTGACTGATGGTTTGTCCGTGAATTTGGGTGAATAAAGCAGGTGATCTTGGAAGTTATATGACGTCATTCATGTATCATGGCGTCATTACATTCCGATGTCTACACGTGTGACGTATATGTAGTTTCACCATCAGCTTTATATTTAGGCTGTAAATTTCTGTGTATTTCTTAACGTGACGTcaaattgtgtgtgtatatgagtGTACGTATTTTGGTTTGACTTgacgacttggttgacactcgTCATCATCATATCCAAGTTCGgtatatcaatgttcatgttgttgatagcTGTAttacctggtccagattcgagtTTTTAGACGTTGTCACCATAtagattgaatattgctgaattattgCGGCgataaaaaacaaaccaacctaAAGAACAGTAACAAAAAAACATGCATATTCtttgtcatttatttatttttggtacatttttgtattttgtaaaacAGACAAGCATAAATTAAACATaagtttttcttcatttgccGAGTCAGCCATGCTATATGAATATTGTTTATATATAAAAGTAATGACTTCAAATATTGCGAACTATAGTAGCTATACGCATGGCCGCTTAGTGTGGAAAACTTCAAATGAATATCACTGGAAGTCAATAAATTATGTCGTGTTGTTAGCAGATCGGCGTCGAAGAAGGTTCCGCTATACGTCATTGTCGTCCTTTCACCAGCTTTGACGTCATCAGTGTCCCTTTTTCAGTAATGACGTCAGTGTTGACACCCATTTTCTGCTATGACGTCAGACTTGTCTTTATTTCCTTTTTGACGCCATTGTTGTCTATTTATTCTCTGCTGTAACGGAACAGAGTCCTGTGTTCAGCAATGACGTCACTGTTTCGATCAAACTCACCTATGACGTCATTAGTAAATCAACTTCTGCCGAGGCGTCATTATCGTTAGCGCTTAAATTATTCTTTGCTTTGCTTTTGGTTAGTTTTGCACATTGACGTCtgatttctttttttatgtCCTCACAGCCGCCGATCTTGTAAAGTGTATGGAGTATGCTGTCCACGGAAACGTCAGGCCCAGACTGGGATACTGACCACCATTGTAACATTTGATACACCCGCTCAGGAACACCTTGCACATCCAGCTCCACTTGTTCACATTTGTAGTGAACGTCAGCACTGAAAGTGGCGTCTCCTAAACCCATTACAGAAGTgtgtaaaaataatgatacaatGTATAAGAAAGATGAGTTAAACAAGAGCGAGAATTCGTCTCAGACGAATTCCACATTGATGTTCGATTGTACTACTGATCCCAATATTTGAACTTTAATGAAAATTCTGTAATTTTAATCTGCTTCAAGGTTTATGTTCGAATTTACTTTGTGGACATTACAATATATACATGTTGAAGAAAAAAACAATCATCCTATCTCTCGTATTCACTGTACCTGGTAGGTTCCGCATGAACGCTTTCCAGTTTTGTGTGAGCCGTCGAGATAATATAAAAAATACCTCCTTTGTCCATAGGTTCGGATCTGCAATGTTTGAAAGGATAGACGAATAATCAGATGTCAGGCAAGTAAGACATCAGTTTAATATTTGAATCAACATTATCCATAACTGATAAACGGTGCACTCGTGGCTTCACTTTGTAatgtatattgtcatgtgtAATAATAGTAATTAAGGTTCCTGATGCCCAACGCACGTGGAGTTTAATGAATGAAGATGAGAAAGGTCATGACCGATGACAAAACTGGCAGGCCAATAATTATACAGTAGTATTGCATTTCATAATAGAAACGGAAACAATACTCATCCACATCGCAGGCTGGATGTACAAAATAACACGGCATGTCAACTTGGGTGAATAGAGTTAAGGGTTTCTAATGTTTATAGCTTGAGTTTAAGGCCCACAAGCATTTGTGCCGTTACACTCGGAAACATCACCGGGGCGAACGTGATATTCGGAAGCTCACTCGCATTTTTCTGACATAtgcaagggacacaactcacaTGAATTTGACGACCTGGTCAACCGGGTCAACCATGGCCAACGCCTATGACAGATCTTTGTGTACAGGTAAATGAGGGTGCATACCCACAAGTTCGGGGAACTCTGGAGGATGATACGTAGACGAGGAGGAAGACACTTGTCGCCGAGGAAGAATTGGTAGACACGTTTCATCCGGTTTCCCAGGGTTAGAGCTGAAATATCAACAAGAAAAACTGGTTACAATAACCATGAGTTGatatttttcttgttgatttccCACGAATACACTGACCTAAACTTATACGAGACGCATATCGCGTTGTGTTAAACCTTTAGCGAGACTTGAGACCTGGCTGCTTCATAATATCTATTATCATGTAAGCATATTTTTCTGCCTACCTGATTGGTCCAGACGCGGTCACTTGACCGTCGACAGAAAGGTATATTGACTCCAACCCAGGTCCGATCAAAACTCGTGCTGACTTACTCAAGGCGAATGCCATGACGTCAAGATATGATATTATTCAATTATAACAATTATACAATAACACAATTATAGACTTGTGATGAGGCcaatacctgtttttatggaccCGCGAAATCAGTCCTTGGGCAATATTGGTTTTCGAGGGTCCATAAAACCAGGTATTGACCTTATCAACAGTCTATAATTGTACGTTCATGGCTACCTTTCTGCGGTGCTCGGCAAGGTGATGGTGTGCTTCCTTCTCTTGAGGTGGAATAAAAGAGCAAACGCTGTCACAACTACCACAATGACGAGTCCCAATACCCCGGCAATGATAAAAGGAATGCTGTTACTTTCGTTTGGATTGTGTGCTGTCATCTCTGTTACAGGCGTGTCTGGAAAGACGATGAAATAATAAGGGATAGCCTATAGTGAGCTAGTATGGTttaaagccgcttttagcaatgttgcaGCAAAATCGCAGCGGGGAAgttgaaatgggcttcacatagtgTTCCCATGAaaggaatcgaacgcgggtttTCGATGTGActagtgaacgctttaaccaataggctacccgaCCACCCCGAGATAGCTTATAAAGTAAAGGGGATAATATGCGTGGAATGAATATTTTCGCTGATAGCCCAAGCGATATTGCTTTGTGTAATTCCATATATTGGTCTATCGTATATGTTGCCTCAGCTATATTATCTTGTGCCATCAGTTCACCAAATCAAAAAGTAAATGGGTGTCCATTGCAGGTAGATTCTTCACGACGACACTCTATGTGTCGAAGAAAGGATATATCAAACACTAGTAGATTAACAGTGCTTAGACTTACCTTGTGTTTCATGACATTTTGCGTCCTCATAAGGACTACATGGCGCCagttgtgttttatttataGATTCACAGGATGTACACGACACACACTGTCCTTGACCTCTGTAGAATTGATTTTCTGGGCACTTGGAGCACACGAAGTCCGACGTGGACGTACCTGCAAATAAGGTCTAATAATATCTTCTTTGAAGCTGCTGAGATAAGAATTCGATCTTACTTAATATCGTTGGGAAAACGTTATATTGTATATGCATATTGAGAATTTGCCtggacacaacccaacacaatAGAAATGTTTCATCCTATTAGACAGTCTGAGAAAAGTTGTATCCCATGGGACACCTCCGGGAATAGAGTTTTGTCTCATTGAACGCCTCTGAGAAATAATTTCTTTCCTCAATGGACACCCTTGGGGAAAAGTGTTATCCCAGTGACACCTCTCGGAAAAGAGTTTTATCCCACTGGACACCCATGAGGAAAACGTTTATCAAACTGGCATATTGAACATCACAGAATAAAATTTATAATCAAGCGGATACCGTTAAGAAAAAAGTTTGATCTTATGGACGCCATTGCGAAAGAATCGGACACCTCTGAGACACTATTCTATCCCTTAACTTACCATTTCGTAACGTGAACTGATCCCTATCACAGGGCGTGTGCTTCTTGCATGTGTGAGTAAACCCATCATAGTGTAGGTAATACCCGTCTTTACACTCGCAAGTTAGGTCGTTTGTCCTGCTGCAGGCTTTCACAGCCACCATGTTGGTGTCGTGTAGACATTCTTGAAGACAGTCTTGGCAGCGTCGTGCCTGTGTGTGATGAGACTGGAAGGTTTGAGGCGGACACGGTCGACAGTCGGAAGCTGTAAAGTTCCTGGAGCAGTGTTTGTTTCTGAATGTTCCTGGAGGACATTTGAAGCACACAGTTCCACCATGTAGATATGAGACGGTGTCATACTGGTCCCCTGTTGCCTGTTTTTAAAGTACGAAAGAGATTATGTTTGGTCACCATGCCGTGCTAAAGGCGgttaatttgt contains these protein-coding regions:
- the LOC137268510 gene encoding tumor necrosis factor receptor superfamily member 14-like isoform X1, whose translation is MTTSGPKEMSSMHKHKGRIMKPSSVSYLLRPCLLVLLFHVWNNVIFCTATGDQYDTVSYLHGGTVCFKCPPGTFRNKHCSRNFTASDCRPCPPQTFQSHHTQARRCQDCLQECLHDTNMVAVKACSRTNDLTCECKDGYYLHYDGFTHTCKKHTPCDRDQFTLRNGTSTSDFVCSKCPENQFYRGQGQCVSCTSCESINKTQLAPCSPYEDAKCHETQDTPVTEMTAHNPNESNSIPFIIAGVLGLVIVVVVTAFALLFHLKRRKHTITLPSTAESSNPGKPDETCLPILPRRQVSSSSSTYHPPEFPELVDPNLWTKEVFFILSRRLTQNWKAFMRNLPGDATFSADVHYKCEQVELDVQGVPERVYQMLQWWSVSQSGPDVSVDSILHTLYKIGGCEDIKKEIRRQCAKLTKSKAKNNLSANDNDASAEVDLLMTS
- the LOC137268510 gene encoding tumor necrosis factor receptor superfamily member 14-like isoform X2, whose amino-acid sequence is MSSMHKHKGRIMKPSSVSYLLRPCLLVLLFHVWNNVIFCTATGDQYDTVSYLHGGTVCFKCPPGTFRNKHCSRNFTASDCRPCPPQTFQSHHTQARRCQDCLQECLHDTNMVAVKACSRTNDLTCECKDGYYLHYDGFTHTCKKHTPCDRDQFTLRNGTSTSDFVCSKCPENQFYRGQGQCVSCTSCESINKTQLAPCSPYEDAKCHETQDTPVTEMTAHNPNESNSIPFIIAGVLGLVIVVVVTAFALLFHLKRRKHTITLPSTAESSNPGKPDETCLPILPRRQVSSSSSTYHPPEFPELVDPNLWTKEVFFILSRRLTQNWKAFMRNLPGDATFSADVHYKCEQVELDVQGVPERVYQMLQWWSVSQSGPDVSVDSILHTLYKIGGCEDIKKEIRRQCAKLTKSKAKNNLSANDNDASAEVDLLMTS